A genomic region of Maridesulfovibrio bastinii DSM 16055 contains the following coding sequences:
- a CDS encoding sodium-dependent transporter, producing MQKRETWGSRSGFILAAVGSAIGLGNIWRFPYMAYDNGGGAFLIPYFVAMLIAGIPFMMLEFGLGHKFRGSAPKIFTSISKRWEWLGWWQVLVAFVIACYYVVVIAWAIDYFILSFNQGWTADPKGFFFGAFLGLTDSPLNMGDIQWKIFAASSFAWIVAFISIFTGVRRGIERANKIFMPLLFILVLIFIGRVITLDGASEGINWLFKPDFSALTSGKVWSAAFGQIFYSLSLGFAIMLSYSSYLPKKSDVSNNACMTVFINCGFSLLAGIMIFSVLGYMSAKQGVPISDVAGGGVGLAFVTLPTAINLMPMPTFFGVLFFLALTFAGISSMISILEAVTCAIIDKLEMPRKAAAILVCGIGFIISTAFTTGGGLLLLDIVDHFVNNFGILFGGLIEIILIGWFCDLEEMRSHINNVSDFKINSAWNICLRFITPIMLGIMVISNLITDISKNYGNYSDTAIMLCGWFVLFGCAIFALAFSFRQGAFGQYASTNTSFRR from the coding sequence ATGCAAAAAAGAGAAACCTGGGGATCACGGTCCGGATTTATTCTCGCCGCCGTGGGTTCAGCAATCGGTCTTGGTAACATCTGGAGATTTCCATACATGGCTTACGATAACGGTGGCGGAGCATTCCTGATCCCTTATTTTGTAGCTATGCTTATTGCCGGTATCCCCTTCATGATGCTCGAATTCGGGCTCGGGCATAAATTTCGCGGATCAGCTCCCAAAATTTTTACATCTATATCCAAACGCTGGGAATGGCTCGGCTGGTGGCAGGTCCTGGTAGCATTCGTAATTGCTTGTTATTATGTAGTGGTTATTGCCTGGGCAATTGATTACTTCATACTTTCATTCAATCAGGGATGGACTGCAGATCCTAAAGGATTCTTTTTCGGAGCGTTTCTCGGACTGACAGATTCACCACTTAATATGGGTGATATACAGTGGAAAATTTTCGCTGCGTCCAGCTTTGCATGGATTGTCGCTTTTATCTCTATATTCACAGGTGTCCGCCGGGGAATTGAAAGAGCAAACAAAATATTCATGCCGCTGCTCTTTATTCTGGTTCTTATTTTTATCGGACGCGTTATTACTCTTGATGGTGCTTCTGAAGGAATCAACTGGCTTTTCAAGCCTGATTTCTCCGCACTTACCAGTGGTAAAGTATGGTCAGCCGCTTTCGGTCAGATTTTTTACAGCCTCTCACTCGGCTTTGCGATCATGCTTTCCTATTCAAGTTACCTTCCCAAAAAATCAGACGTCAGCAACAACGCCTGCATGACTGTTTTCATCAACTGTGGTTTCAGTCTGCTTGCAGGAATAATGATCTTCAGCGTTCTCGGTTATATGTCTGCAAAGCAGGGTGTGCCGATAAGCGATGTTGCCGGTGGCGGAGTAGGTCTGGCTTTTGTGACCCTTCCTACAGCCATCAACCTTATGCCTATGCCGACATTTTTCGGAGTGCTGTTCTTCCTTGCTCTTACTTTTGCCGGTATTTCATCCATGATTTCAATCCTTGAAGCTGTAACCTGTGCTATTATCGACAAGCTCGAAATGCCCCGTAAAGCTGCCGCTATACTTGTATGCGGAATAGGATTCATTATAAGTACCGCTTTCACAACTGGCGGTGGGTTACTGCTGCTTGATATTGTTGACCATTTTGTCAACAACTTCGGTATTCTTTTCGGTGGTCTTATTGAAATCATCCTCATCGGATGGTTCTGTGACCTTGAAGAAATGCGCAGCCATATCAATAATGTTTCAGACTTTAAAATTAATTCAGCCTGGAACATCTGCCTTAGATTTATCACACCGATCATGCTCGGCATAATGGTCATCAGCAACCTTATCACTGATATTTCCAAAAACTATGGAAACTACTCTGATACAGCTATTATGCTTTGCGGATGGTTTGTTCTTTTCGGTTGTGCCATATTCGCACTGGCTTTCAGTTTCCGTCAGGGAGCATTCGGCCAGTACGCTTCTACAAACACAAGTTTCAGGAGATAA
- a CDS encoding MetS family NSS transporter small subunit: MTTGAIIMMVLGLGITWGGATICIRTAMNKD; the protein is encoded by the coding sequence ATGACTACCGGAGCAATTATAATGATGGTACTCGGACTTGGTATTACATGGGGTGGGGCAACTATCTGCATCCGTACCGCTATGAATAAAGATTAA